From the ANME-2 cluster archaeon genome, one window contains:
- a CDS encoding CPBP family intramembrane metalloprotease: MKNVISKLFRWQPSQETLVTVIAGIVMIGLSIALGATESIPWISIIIRDIGQISLGILFPLLYIRQHGNDFISFGFSFKKWYLFLPINLVLGILLLLLFLSDVPPPDDFRLDTPILGVSAFVMLAVIFEMVFFYGFLRTMFERAFGIVPGVVLCAVFYSLHHVGFQPEFGKLFVVGLIFAVVYRIGNSVLLLYPFFLGVGATYDVLIQSEEVTPVLYPEIRTLYLTVLILGIIIWLWVKSRPTKNNI; this comes from the coding sequence ATGAAAAACGTTATTTCAAAACTCTTTCGGTGGCAACCGTCTCAGGAGACTCTGGTCACCGTTATCGCTGGTATTGTTATGATTGGCTTATCAATAGCACTGGGAGCCACTGAGAGTATCCCATGGATAAGCATCATCATTCGTGATATTGGGCAAATATCCTTGGGAATTCTCTTTCCCCTGCTATACATCCGACAACATGGCAATGACTTTATTAGCTTTGGCTTTAGCTTTAAGAAGTGGTATCTCTTTCTTCCAATCAATCTTGTTCTTGGGATACTCCTCCTCTTGCTGTTCTTGTCAGATGTTCCCCCTCCTGATGATTTTCGTTTGGACACGCCAATTTTGGGGGTAAGTGCCTTCGTTATGTTAGCTGTGATCTTTGAGATGGTGTTCTTTTACGGTTTTCTAAGGACCATGTTTGAACGAGCGTTCGGCATTGTTCCCGGAGTTGTTCTCTGTGCCGTATTTTACTCCTTGCATCATGTGGGATTTCAGCCAGAGTTTGGCAAACTGTTTGTTGTAGGGTTGATATTTGCTGTTGTCTATCGAATAGGTAACAGTGTCCTTTTACTATATCCCTTCTTTTTGGGAGTTGGTGCTACTTATGATGTTCTCATTCAGTCGGAGGAGGTTACACCTGTTTTATATCCTGAGATACGTACCTTGTATCTAACAGTGCTCATTCTGGGAATAATAATTTGGCTGTGGGTCAAGAGCCGACCAACAAAAAATAATATATAG